The Impatiens glandulifera chromosome 3, dImpGla2.1, whole genome shotgun sequence genome contains a region encoding:
- the LOC124932009 gene encoding putative pentatricopeptide repeat-containing protein At5g59200, chloroplastic isoform X2: MVVKSSVGSWKKLQLKKKWRMYTTANRLSKIVSTNKIITHHINRGQIDFARQLFDEMRERTVVSWNTMISGYSISKRLDDALHTVSLMHRSTFKLNETTISSVLSICARSQSIREEEACRVFDSLHEENELLWNLMLVGYVHCNLMSDAFNLFARMPTHNVVSWTTLISGYSKSHDDDCYKALQFFRLMTVTGEVLPNEFTFHSVLTTCGKIGALLVGRTVHGSIVKFGLENDSSIGDALIDLYCNCESIDHAKRVYDEIINPSSTAANRLIDGLISIGWTEVAEMLFNRMINRDSVTYNLMIKAYALSGRINESKKVFDEMPERTIASSNTMISVYSRNGELNKALKLFEETKHERNQVTWNGMISGYVHNELYEEAQQLYLSMMRFGVRPTRSTFSVLLHTCSVLGVIQLGQLLHGYVIKTSLESNVFVGTAIVDMYSKCGSISDAERSFFSIYSPNVAAWTALINGYAHHGLSKQARLHFNLMLKQGVRPNGATFVGILTACGRAGLVEEGMMYFDSMKQVYEVIPGIEHYTCVVDLLGRSGNLEAAERIIRQMPMEPDNVVLGALLNGCWFWMDMEMGERVAEEMIRLDRKSVFAYVILSNIYAGLGKWEAKTKLRKSLRKMEMKKEIGCSWIEVNHGVHMFLVQDSSHPNRNMIFTTLDHLMANVSPEI, encoded by the exons AGCTGGAAGAAGCTTCAGTTgaaaaagaaatggagaatgtACACCACAGCCAATCGTCTCTCCAAGATAGTCTCCACGAACAAGATCATAACCCATCATATAAACCGAGGTCAAATTGATTTCGCCCGCCAACTGTTCGACGAAATGCGTGAACGAACAGTTGTATCATGGAACACTATGATTTCTGGATATTCCATCTCCAAGAGACTCGACGATGCTCTACATACTGTCTCGTTAATGCACCGATCCACTTTCAAACTCAACGAAACAACAATCTCCTCTGTTCTTAGCATCTGCGCTAGGTCACAATCGATACGTGAAG AAGAAGCGTGCAGGGTGTTTGATTCGTTGCATGAAGAGAATGAATTGTTATGGAATCTGATGCTTGTTGGGTATGTTCATTGTAATCTAATGTCTGATGCGTTTAATCTTTTTGCTAGAATGCCAACCCATAATGTAGTTTCATGGACGACGTTGATTTCAGGTTATTCAAAGTCCCATGACGATGATTGCTACAAAGCTTTGCAGTTCTTTCGTTTGATGACAGTAACTGGAGAAGTCTTACCAAATGAATTCACCTTCCATTCTGTATTAACAACTTGTGGTAAAATCGGAGCTCTGCTTGTAGGAAGAACAGTGCATGGATCAATCGTCAAGTTTGGGCTCGAAAACGATTCCTCAATTGGCGACGCACTCATCGATTTATACTGTAACTGTGAATCAATCGATCATGCGAAAAGGGTTTACGACGAAATTATCAACCCTAGCTCAACTGCTGCAAACAGGCTCATTGATGGTCTGATATCAATAGGATGGACTGAAGTTGCTGAAATGCTTTTCAACAGAATGATCAATAGGGATTCGGTAACGTATAATCTGATGATTAAAGCATATGCATTGAGCGGTCGAATCAATGAATCGAAAAAGGTTTTCGATGAGATGCCTGAAAGAACTATAGCATCGTCCAACACTATGATTTCTGTATACTCTAGGAACGGAGAGCTAAACAAAGCTCTGAAACTCTTTGAAGAAACGAAACACGAAAGAAACCAAGTAACGTGGAATGGCATGATTTCCGGTTACGTTCATAACGAACTATACGAAGAAGCACAACAACTCTATCTATCGATGATGAGATTTGGAGTAAGACCAACGCGATCTACATTCTCGGTTCTGCTTCATACTTGTTCAGTCCTGGGTGTCATCCAGCTAGGACAACTACTTCATGGATATGTTATTAAAACATCgttggaatcaaatgttttcGTCGGGACGGCTATAGTCGACATGTATTCAAAATGTGGCAGCATTTCCGACGCGGAAAGATCGTTTTTCTCGATCTATTCCCCTAATGTGGCTGCTTGGACAGCTCTGATAAATGGATATGCACATCACGGGCTTTCTAAACAGGCGCGGTTACACTTTAACCTAATGTTGAAACAAGGGGTACGTCCGAATGGAGCGACTTTCGTTGGGATTTTGACAGCTTGTGGACGGGCTGGCTTGGTGGAAGAAGGAATGATGTATTTTGATTCAATGAAACAAGTTTATGAAGTGATCCCGGGAATTgaacattatacatgtgtggtGGATCTTCTTGGTCGATCGGGGAATCTTGAAGCAGCCGAGAGGATTATTAGACAGATGCCTATGGAACCGGATAATGTGGTTTTGGGGGCGTTGCTTAATGGTTGTTGGTTTTGGATGGATATGGAAATGGGTGAAAGAGTGGCGGAGGAAATGATTCGATTGGATCGAAAATCTGTATTTGCTTAcgttattttgtctaatatttacGCGGGTTTAGGCAA ATGGGAAGCGAAGACGAAACTTAGGAAGAGTTTGAGGAAAATGGAAATGAAGAAGGAGATTGGTTGTAGTTGGATTGAAGTGAACCATGGAGTTCATATGTTCTTGGTTCAAGATAGTAGTCACCCAAATAGAAACATGATCTTTACAACTTTAGATCATTTGATGGCAAATGTAAGTCCTGAAATTTGA
- the LOC124932009 gene encoding putative pentatricopeptide repeat-containing protein At5g59200, chloroplastic isoform X1: protein MVVKSSVGSWKKLQLKKKWRMYTTANRLSKIVSTNKIITHHINRGQIDFARQLFDEMRERTVVSWNTMISGYSISKRLDDALHTVSLMHRSTFKLNETTISSVLSICARSQSIREGKQIHGLLLRSGFERFKFVGSGLLFLYANCFKIEEACRVFDSLHEENELLWNLMLVGYVHCNLMSDAFNLFARMPTHNVVSWTTLISGYSKSHDDDCYKALQFFRLMTVTGEVLPNEFTFHSVLTTCGKIGALLVGRTVHGSIVKFGLENDSSIGDALIDLYCNCESIDHAKRVYDEIINPSSTAANRLIDGLISIGWTEVAEMLFNRMINRDSVTYNLMIKAYALSGRINESKKVFDEMPERTIASSNTMISVYSRNGELNKALKLFEETKHERNQVTWNGMISGYVHNELYEEAQQLYLSMMRFGVRPTRSTFSVLLHTCSVLGVIQLGQLLHGYVIKTSLESNVFVGTAIVDMYSKCGSISDAERSFFSIYSPNVAAWTALINGYAHHGLSKQARLHFNLMLKQGVRPNGATFVGILTACGRAGLVEEGMMYFDSMKQVYEVIPGIEHYTCVVDLLGRSGNLEAAERIIRQMPMEPDNVVLGALLNGCWFWMDMEMGERVAEEMIRLDRKSVFAYVILSNIYAGLGKWEAKTKLRKSLRKMEMKKEIGCSWIEVNHGVHMFLVQDSSHPNRNMIFTTLDHLMANVSPEI from the exons AGCTGGAAGAAGCTTCAGTTgaaaaagaaatggagaatgtACACCACAGCCAATCGTCTCTCCAAGATAGTCTCCACGAACAAGATCATAACCCATCATATAAACCGAGGTCAAATTGATTTCGCCCGCCAACTGTTCGACGAAATGCGTGAACGAACAGTTGTATCATGGAACACTATGATTTCTGGATATTCCATCTCCAAGAGACTCGACGATGCTCTACATACTGTCTCGTTAATGCACCGATCCACTTTCAAACTCAACGAAACAACAATCTCCTCTGTTCTTAGCATCTGCGCTAGGTCACAATCGATACGTGAAGGTAAACAGATCCATGGTCTTCTTCTTAGATCTGGATTCGAGAGATTCAAGTTCGTAGGTAGTGGATTGTTATTTCTTTATGCTAACTGCTTCAAGATAGAAGAAGCGTGCAGGGTGTTTGATTCGTTGCATGAAGAGAATGAATTGTTATGGAATCTGATGCTTGTTGGGTATGTTCATTGTAATCTAATGTCTGATGCGTTTAATCTTTTTGCTAGAATGCCAACCCATAATGTAGTTTCATGGACGACGTTGATTTCAGGTTATTCAAAGTCCCATGACGATGATTGCTACAAAGCTTTGCAGTTCTTTCGTTTGATGACAGTAACTGGAGAAGTCTTACCAAATGAATTCACCTTCCATTCTGTATTAACAACTTGTGGTAAAATCGGAGCTCTGCTTGTAGGAAGAACAGTGCATGGATCAATCGTCAAGTTTGGGCTCGAAAACGATTCCTCAATTGGCGACGCACTCATCGATTTATACTGTAACTGTGAATCAATCGATCATGCGAAAAGGGTTTACGACGAAATTATCAACCCTAGCTCAACTGCTGCAAACAGGCTCATTGATGGTCTGATATCAATAGGATGGACTGAAGTTGCTGAAATGCTTTTCAACAGAATGATCAATAGGGATTCGGTAACGTATAATCTGATGATTAAAGCATATGCATTGAGCGGTCGAATCAATGAATCGAAAAAGGTTTTCGATGAGATGCCTGAAAGAACTATAGCATCGTCCAACACTATGATTTCTGTATACTCTAGGAACGGAGAGCTAAACAAAGCTCTGAAACTCTTTGAAGAAACGAAACACGAAAGAAACCAAGTAACGTGGAATGGCATGATTTCCGGTTACGTTCATAACGAACTATACGAAGAAGCACAACAACTCTATCTATCGATGATGAGATTTGGAGTAAGACCAACGCGATCTACATTCTCGGTTCTGCTTCATACTTGTTCAGTCCTGGGTGTCATCCAGCTAGGACAACTACTTCATGGATATGTTATTAAAACATCgttggaatcaaatgttttcGTCGGGACGGCTATAGTCGACATGTATTCAAAATGTGGCAGCATTTCCGACGCGGAAAGATCGTTTTTCTCGATCTATTCCCCTAATGTGGCTGCTTGGACAGCTCTGATAAATGGATATGCACATCACGGGCTTTCTAAACAGGCGCGGTTACACTTTAACCTAATGTTGAAACAAGGGGTACGTCCGAATGGAGCGACTTTCGTTGGGATTTTGACAGCTTGTGGACGGGCTGGCTTGGTGGAAGAAGGAATGATGTATTTTGATTCAATGAAACAAGTTTATGAAGTGATCCCGGGAATTgaacattatacatgtgtggtGGATCTTCTTGGTCGATCGGGGAATCTTGAAGCAGCCGAGAGGATTATTAGACAGATGCCTATGGAACCGGATAATGTGGTTTTGGGGGCGTTGCTTAATGGTTGTTGGTTTTGGATGGATATGGAAATGGGTGAAAGAGTGGCGGAGGAAATGATTCGATTGGATCGAAAATCTGTATTTGCTTAcgttattttgtctaatatttacGCGGGTTTAGGCAA ATGGGAAGCGAAGACGAAACTTAGGAAGAGTTTGAGGAAAATGGAAATGAAGAAGGAGATTGGTTGTAGTTGGATTGAAGTGAACCATGGAGTTCATATGTTCTTGGTTCAAGATAGTAGTCACCCAAATAGAAACATGATCTTTACAACTTTAGATCATTTGATGGCAAATGTAAGTCCTGAAATTTGA
- the LOC124929951 gene encoding serine/threonine-protein kinase CTR1-like has translation MPHRNTYSFPRQLSDCEFDSSSSKLLQDQETTAAHSDLSLQREQDWSSYAINSQLTLLTLLSGSRTSSSSELPVALTTTTTSRKDYGYEDQVQLRSLDSGSSYAGSLFSGTTLDANLSTSVLDTRSTIVGENEVDEGLMVESFAQKSLQSYCLQMGFARRLVEQASLDGESIISRDIYGIGVLGRVSSDAETVSYKLWVSGCLSYSDRISDGFYNILGINPRLWEICNSFEDGRRLPSLLALKAIEPNDESVEVVVFDRRRDLHIRELEDKAEELYSSSESYSALAEKLGNLVAMHLGGTFPVEQGDLKCRWRLVTRGLRELHKSSVLPIGCLTMGLCRHRAILFKKLADYVGLPCRIARGCRYCAEDHQSSCLIKIEDMGTHPREYVVDLVGKPGSIYFPNSSINGAACSVPSPFRISNLIEFEDTYVASASYCQTLNSMNNSVPQNHSGTSYSSLHFSFNDFCTMTNVLIEPNDLNGEEFRPSRFLLNPNKADPSKDGCSGPGGETITSQYDYRAETVSAGCSLIDTILTIPSNSASPGGPVPRYLNIEPSLAMDWLEISWEELHIKESIGSGSFGTVHRAEWHGSDVAVKVLTIQDFRDEQLKEFLREVAIMKRVRHPNVVLFMGAVTQRPHLSIVTEYLPRGSLYGLIHRPSGGEALDQRRRLRMALDVAKGINYLHCLKPPIVHWDLKSPNLLVDKNWSIKVCDFGLSRFKPNTFVSSKSFAGTPEWMAPEFLRGERSNEKSDVYSFGVILWELVTMKQPWSELSSAQVVGAVAFQNRRLTVPPNTSPILTSLMESCWDDDARNRPSFGSIVETLKKLLKSPLQLMQMGVPPTH, from the exons ATGCCGCACCGAAATACATACTCATTTCCAAGGCAACTGTCTGATTGTGAATTTGATTCCTCATCATCCAAGTTGTTACAGGATCAAGAGACGACAGCAGCGCATTCTGATCTGTCCTTACAAAGGGAGCAGGATTGGAGTAGTTATGCAATTAATTCTCAGCTTACACTCTTGACGCTACTCAGTGGTAGTAGGACTAGTAGTAGTTCTGAGCTACCAGTGGCGTTGACGACGACGACGACATCTCGCAAGGACTACGGTTATGAAGATCAAGTGCAACTGCGTAGTTTGGACAGTGGTAGTAGTTATGCTGGAAGTTTGTTCTCCGGGACGACATTAGATGCTAATTTGTCGACCAGTGTTTTGGACACGCGTTCCACAATAGTGGGAGAGAACGAGGTGGATGAAGGACTGATGGTCGAGAGTTTTGCACAGAAGTCCCTACAGAGTTACTGTTTGCAAATGGGTTTCGCGAGGCGGCTGGTGGAACAAGCCTCCTTAGATGGTGAATCTATTATTTCGCGAGATATATATGGAATAGGGGTTCTTGGAAGGGTATCATCTGACGCAGAGACAGTCTCTTATAAACTCTGg GTTAGTGGCTGCTTGTCATACTCAGATAGGATCTCAGACGGATTCTATAATATTCTTGGAATCAATCCACGTCTGTGGGAGATATGTAATAGCTTTGAGGATGGTAGACGATTGCCTTCTCTATTGGCACTTAAAGCTATTGAACCCAATGATGAATCAGTGGAAGTCGTGGTTTTTGATAGGCGTCGAGATTTACATATCAGGGAACTTGAAGATAAAGCAGAAGAACTGTATTCTTCTTCAGAAAGTTACTCTGCATTGGCTGAGAAATTGGGAAATCTTGTAGCTATGCACTTGGG GGGAACATTTCCGGTGGAACAAGGTGATCTCAAATGTAGATGGAGGTTGGTTACCAGAGGACTGAGGGAGCTACATAAGAGTAGTGTGCTGCCGATTGGTTGTCTTACCATGGGATTGTGTAGGCACCGAGCTATTCTTTTCAAG AAACTGGCAGATTATGTAGGTTTACCATGTAGAATAGCTCGAGGTTGCAGGTACTGTGCTGAAGACCATCAGTCTTCTTGTCTTATTAAAATTGAGGACATGGGGACGCATCCAAG GGAGTACGTAGTTGATCTAGTTGGGAAACCTGGAAGCATCTATTTTCCGAATTCTTCTATTAACGGAGCAGCTTGTTCAGTGCCTTCACCATTTCGTATTTCGAATCTTATAGAATTTGAAGACACCTATGTGGCCAGTGCATCATACTGCCAAACTTTGAATTCAATGAACAACTCTGTTCCTCAAAATCACTCAGGTACTTCATATTCTAGTCTACATTTTTCATTCAATGATTTCTGCACAATGACAAATGTTCTCATTGAACCAAATGATC TGAATGGGGAGGAGTTCAGGCCTTCTAGATTTCTGTTGAATCCAAACAAAGCTGACCCTTCAAAAGATGGATGCTCAGGGCCTGGTGGAGAAACCATAACTTCACAATATGATTACAGAGCGGAAACTGTCTCAGCTGGATGTTCATTAATAGATACTATTTTAACCATTCCATCAAATTCAGCTAGTCCTGGCGGACCTGTACCAAGATACTTAAACATTGAGCCTTCTCTTGCAATGGATTGGCTCGAAATTTCATGGGAGGAGTTGCACATTAAAGAAAGCATTGGATCTG GTTCTTTCGGAACAGTTCATCGGGCTGAGTGGCATGGATCG GATGTCGCTGTCAAGGTGCTAACAATTCAGGATTTTCGTGATGAACAGTTAAAGGAGTTTCTTAGAGAG GTAGCAATAATGAAGCGTGTACGTCATCCAAATGTGGTGCTCTTCATGGGTGCTGTTACACAACGTCCACATCTATCAATAGTGACAGAATATCTACCTAG GGGAAGTTTATATGGCCTTATTCATCGTCCTTCTGGTGGAGAGGCATTGGACCAAAGGAGGAGACTTCGCATGGCTCTGGATGTG GCCAAGGGTATTAACTATCTCCATTGCCTTAAACCTCCTATAGTACACTGGGATCTCAAATCTCCAAATCTACTTGTTGATAAGAACTGGAGCATCAAG GTATGTGATTTTGGGTTGTCGAGATTCAAACCAAACACGTTTGTATCATCAAAATCATTTGCTGGAACG CCGGAGTGGATGGCTCCTGAGTTCTTACGAGGGGAGCGATCAAATGAGAAGTCTGATGTGTATAGTTTTGGAGTAATTTTGTGGGAACTTGTGACTATGAAACAACCTTGGAGTGAACTTAGTTCAGCTCAG GTAGTTGGGGCTGTTGCATTCCAGAATAGAAGGCTAACTGTCCCTCCTAATACCTCACCCATATTGACTTCACTCATGGAATCTTGCTGGGACGA CGATGCAAGGAATAGGCCATCATTTGGTAGCATAGTGGAGACACTAAAGAAACTGCTAAAGTCTCCTTTACAGCTGATGCAGATGGGAGTGCCACCAACTCATTAG
- the LOC124929952 gene encoding putative transcription factor bHLH107, with protein sequence MEMGDDEGAIWSYSLGSMKSSKKMSKQEAMTKHAISEKIRRIRLKQRFKDILRLFPNIHKRDKASILKEAVCRLNALKNTTANILDNVGSSKSTFLQFLPNEENEAIVVTGKSSGHDIMAKVTISCNQRPSLNRELTQAIKVAGGKQVGVEMATVGGRTKVVALVKWMDSGGNNLNHQIMSLKRAVRVLSFNLLIEEQFYGR encoded by the exons ATGGAAATGGGTGATGATGAAGGGGCAATATGGAGTTATAGTTTAGGATCAATGAAATCTTCTAAAAAAATGTCTAAACAAGAAGCCATGACCAAACATGCCATTTCTGAGAAAATCAGAAGGATTCGACTTAAACAACGTTTCAAAGATATCCTACGTCTCTTTCCCAATATCCACAAA CGAGACAAAGCTTCCATCCTAAAGGAGGCAGTGTGTCGACTCAACGCACTCAAGAACACAACTGCCAATATTCTCGACAACGTAGGATCCTCCAAATCTacatttcttcaatttcttccaAACGAGGAGAATGAAGCGATTGTGGTTACCGGCAAATCGTCTGGACACGACATTATGGCTAAAGTGACTATTTCGTGTAATCAAAGACCGTCGTTGAATAGGGAACTGACCCAGGCAATCAAGGTGGCTGGCGGGAAGCAAGTCGGGGTGGAAATGGCCACGGTTGGTGGTCGAACCAAGGTTGTGGCTTTGGTTAAGTGGATGGATAGTGGTGGTAATAACCTCAATCATCAAATTATGTCGCTAAAACGGGCCGTGAGAG tcttatcatttaatttattgatcGAAGAACAATTCTATGGTAGATGA